One part of the Salmo salar chromosome ssa10, Ssal_v3.1, whole genome shotgun sequence genome encodes these proteins:
- the LOC106613584 gene encoding uncharacterized protein: MKKAIKKWFRGWCFFCFVCCCSTNETKTRTRNGRKQRKNKETEFIELTDLGKNTSVNGSCKRPSTTKNEAPETLKNDTPTSTSSKISNNTLNKESPGHLSVEECKAQPFYPTNHSPQKENPLILQSGPLLDCTADHWPYFPPNLLPPPPLEQKTTMTEIFGDLALLQPGQSMGDAWKTSDIRAEEPRCLEVMKNLTGQLGSSVQRQPHPTSPANHLSPALSQYLDSTTTPMIFDLQKLGLTSDFMEVPEEMLFMEVWDLGEGAGDQRYKAKWEITGAHGIVLDKGTWLQNDDNW, translated from the exons ATGAAGAAGGCAATTAAGAAATGGTTTCGAGGTTGGTGTTTTTTTTGCTTTGTGTGCTGCTGTAGCACCAATGAGACCAAAACCAGGACAAGAAATGGAAGAAAACAACGAAAGAACAAAGAGACTGAATTTATTGAATTGACTGACCTTGGGAAAAACACTTCAGTCAATGGATCATGCAAACGACCAAGCACAACAAAGAATGAAGCACCTGAGACATTGAAAAATGACACTCCAACATCAACAAGCAGCAAGATCTCAAATAATACCTTGAACAAAGAGTCACCTGGTCACCTTTCTGTTGAGGAATGTAAGGCCCAGCCTTTTTACCCAACCAACCATTCTCCGCAAAAGGAGAACCCACTTATTCTCCAGTCTGGTCCATTGTTAGATTGCACAGCTGATCATTGGCCATACTTCCCTCCAAAcctcctgcccccaccacccctgGAGCAAAAAACAACCATGACCGAGATCTTTGGAGATCTCGCCCTGCTCCAGCCTGGTCAGTCCATGGGAGATGCCTGGAAGACTTCAGACATTAG AGCGGAAGAACCTCGTTGTCTGGAGGTTATGAAGAACTTGACAGGCCAGTTGGGCAGCAGTGTGCAACGCCAGCCTCATCCAACTTCACCAGCCAATCACCTCAGCCCCGCCCTGAGCCAGTATCTGGACTCCACCACCACACCGATGATCTTTGACCTCCAGAAACTGGGCCTGACCTCTGATTTCATGGAGGTGCCTGAGGAGATGCTGTTTATGGAGGTGTGGGACCTCGGTGAGGGCGCAGGGGACCAGCGCTACAAGGCCAAGTGGGAAATTACCGGGGCGCATGGCATTGTGCTAGACAAGGGCACCTGGCTGCAGAACGATGACAACTGGTGA
- the stil gene encoding SCL-interrupting locus protein homolog, whose amino-acid sequence MATRSPENALAALTFPKSKVALWDPTPNGDVVSLHLSYYRNPRLLLVEKTLRLAHRHARQSNKPEFSCYLLGTIAVDSDEEGVTLTLDRFDPGRGQPGSSGKVPTALMPGDVLVPCVLEAQGVSATDTMVHSAEGFHISFKMLQHCCSSRESLDLSKLLALRAHLSCFQQGDSLGFCLRWAATAPGNTLEAVPVRPVPIIPTALARNLSSPASLTQPLQSSASRKQGFLTMDQTRKLLLLLESDPKAYTLPLVGVWLSGVTHIYNPQVWAWCLRYLFSSSLHDKVMSEGGAFLVVLYSLTHREPEFYQVQPCSGQQDMTFQLLTSTESLTLYKNVEVSEGRTLKFELSAETQNREAEFFRELVSRVSLTSPASVAASPQDRLSISDHDSGVEDEDLSPRPSPNPHPLTQQTKQVHPSVPELSLVMDGSFLDGKTMGRPHPHLPALQQRGSAPPSHQLHPWAARPPGQGPTILGGPLPIRRPLTPAMAPQGKGSRRASLTPGQQPPLFRPPSSSRKSAPPQFRKTSSASTSSSSSPKTVSSPNGSVHQARQFHPAPGRPSQRGASPVGNSPQPIPRHSPGPPPTPMPTHQQPPVHPKHFHSTPNLNLNQPCGCCSFHPHNHTPLYHPNHWQEASGTPGGHFCSNSDSNPPTSHQTNLHFSPACLTGGPPTTHHFPSQGPCSPRGRLELLAPACQNQCCQAQATPSLSPLDGPMNLLASDAYRILVDQDRQLKLLQAQIQKLLEAQGKSGSSSPSTEQAVIQTQTSPGQQTKRSVSIAVGTGASLFWGVPVDAHIDEDRPQPEWHRGPGAPDGSRASSSWSSGSANLTHSRHIGGSEEESGVREGRVPGSPANQSMHQRTQSAFGDCSFQSPVLGESASMYYQSQSPQRGGTKSEEPRAVEDDQRFYQDLLGQVNSRLQGSVNEEVEGEEDQRTSYPRRESHSLSPRQVSHCQSQQSSPSPVHVSSRQPEPKGEEQPKGRDQVLHATLRQLQQLGVNVDLDSADPEGKTRRTSVESASTLAGINPEAVISRLTLPESTGTSMWGGSVDLSLEANAIALRYLSDQQLSRLSVGGGQQPPKALPRLSPCTLLSEKPPTEKSAMGLSSILSPNNMSFATRKYMKRYGLIEEGSGSEEELLEMGYTVQFHVQQEQEGQRVRVLKNITNELPQSDPVNPQALHADSQSQLLRDLRPKMQLLARGAKHSLEKENGAKRRPSVGEMQRECPQPEGSMGNFLDLSRLRQLPKLF is encoded by the exons TTACAG AAATCCCCGGCTGCTTCTTGTGGAGAAAACTCTTCGCTTGGCCCACCGCCATGCTCGACAGAGTAACAAGCCTGAGTTCAGCTGTTACTTGCTGGGGACTATTGCTGTGGATTCTG ATGAAGAGGGTGTGACTTTGACACTGGACCGGTTCGATCCGGGCCGGGGTCAGCCTGGCTCCTCTGGAAAGGTGCCCACTGCCCTGATGCCCGGGGACGTCCTGGTGCCCTGTGTGCTGGAAGCCCAGGGGGTCTCTGCCACAGACACCATGGTTCACTCGGCAGAAGGCTTCCACATATCTTTTAAG ATGCTCCAGCACTGCTGCAGCAGCCGGGAGTCCCTGGACCTGTCTAAGCTGCTGGCCCTGCGAGCCCACCTCAGCTGTTTCCAGCAAGGTGACAGCCTGGGCTTCTGCCTGCGCTGGGCCGCCACCGCCCCCGGAAACACGCTGGAAGCTGTGCCCGTCCGGCCCGTGCCCATCATCCCCACCGCCTTGGCCAGGAACCTGAGCAGCCCGGCCAGCCTCACCCAGCCGCTACAGAGCAGCGCCAGCCGCAAACAAGG CTTTCTGACCATGGATCAAACCCGgaaactgctgctactactggagTCTGACCCGAAGGCCTACACTCTTCCACTGGTCGGAGT ATGGTTGAGTGGGGTCACCCACATCTACAACCCCCAGGTGTGGGCGTGGTGTCTGAGGTACCTGTTCAGCTCCTCCCTCCATGACAA GGTGATGTCTGAGGGCGGTGCGTTCCTTGTGGTGCTGTACTCGCTGACCCACAGGGAGCCAGAGTTCTACCAGGTCCAGCCTTGCAGTGGGCAGCAGGACATGACCTTTCAACTGCTCACCAGCACCGAGTCACTCACTCTCTACAAG AATGTAGAGGTGTCCGAGGGCCGTACTCTGAAGTTTGAGCTCAGTGCCGAGACCCAGAACCGTGAGGCTGAGTTCTTCAGGGAACTGGTGTCCCGTGTCTCCTTAACAAG cCCTGCGTCAGTGGCAGCCTCTCCGCAGGACAGGCTGTCAATCAGCGACCATGACTCTGGAGTGGAGGATGAGGACCTCTCCCCCAGGCCCTCCCCAAACCCACACCCTCTCACCCAGCAG ACCAAGCAGGTCCACCCCTCTGTGCCGGAGCTCTCTCTAGTGATGGACGGCAGCTTCCTGGATGGAAAGACTATGGGTCGCCCTCATCCTCACCTCCCAGCTCTGCAGCAGAGAGGAAGCGCCCCTCCCTCCCACCAGCTCCACCCCTGGGCTGCCAGACCCCCAGGCCAGGGTCCCACCATCCTCGGGGGCCCCCTTCCCATCAGAAGGCCCCTGACCCCTGCCATGGCCCCCCAGGGCAAAGGCAGCAGAAGAGCTTCTCTCACCCCCGGGCAGCAGCCACCACTGTTCCGGCCCCCCTCCTCCAGCAGGAAATCAGCCCCTCCGCAGTTCAGGAAGACGTCGTCTGCCtctacttcatcctcctcctctccaaagaCTGTCTCCTCTCCTAATGGATCAGTCCATCAGGCCAGGCAGTTCCACCCAGCTCCAGGACGCCCCTCTCAGAGAGGGGCCTCCCCCGTCGGAAACTCTCCACAACCCATCCCCAGGCACAGCCCCGGTCCCCCCCCAACCCCCATGCCCACTCACCAACAGCCCCCAGTCCATCCCAAGCACTTCCACAGCACCCCCAACCTTAACTTGAACCAGCCTTGCGGGTGCTGCTCTTTCCATCCACACAACCATACCCCATTGTACCACCCCAATCACTGGCAGGAGGCCTCAGGGACCCCGGGTGGGCACTTCTGCTCAAACTCTGATAGTAACCCCCCCACCTCTCACCAAACAAACCTTCACTTCAGCCCAGCGTGCCTCACTGGGggcccccccaccacacaccactTCCCCTCTCAGGGGCCCTGCTCTCCCAGGGGCCGCTTGGAGCTGCTAGCCCCCGCCTGTCAGAACCAGTGTTGCCAGGCCCAggcaaccccctctctctctcccctggacgGGCCTATGAACCTCCTAGCCTCTGACGCCTACAGAATCCTGGTGGACCAAGACCGGCAGCTCAAGTTACTGCAGGCCCAG ATCCAGAAGCTACTTGAGGCCCAAGGGAAAAGTGGGAGCTCATCTCCATCCACTGAGCAGGCAGTCATCCAGACACAGACCTCCCCTGGACAACAGACCAAGAGAAGTGTTAGCATCGCTGTAGGCACAG GTGCCAGTCTGTTCTGGGGCGTCCCAGTCGATGCTCACATTGACGAGGACCGCCCACAGCCAGAGTGGCACAGAGGGCCTGGTGCTCCTGATGGCAGCAGGGCCTCCTCTAGTTGGAGCTCTGGCAGTGCCAACCTTACCCACAGCAGGCACATAGGTGGCTCGGAAGAAGAGAGCGGAGTCAGGGAGGGACGGGTGCCAGGCTCACCAGCCAACCAGTCAATGCACCAAAG GACTCAGTCAGCATTTGGAGACTGTTCTTTCCAGAGTCCAGTGTTGGGGGAGAGTGCCAGCATGTACTACCAGTCCCAGTCTCCACAGAGGGGCGGCACCAAGAGTGAGGAGCCCAGGGCGGTGGAGGACGACCAGCGGTTTTATCAGGATCTACTG GGCCAAGTGAACAGCCGCCTCCAGGGATCAGTGAACGAGGAGGTCGAAGGGGAAGAAGACCAAAGGACCTCGTACCCACGGCGGGAGAGCCACAGCTTGTCCCCCAGACAAGTGTCCCACTGTCAGTCCCAGCAGTCGTCCCCTAGCCCTGTTCACGTCAGCTCCCGTCAGCCGGAGCCCAAAGGAGAGGAGCAGCCAAAAGGAAGGGACCAGGTGCTCCACGCCACGCTGCGCCAGCTGCAGCAGCTAGGGGTCAACGTGGACCTGGACTCTGCTGACCCTGAGGGCAAGACCAGGCGCACTTCTGTAGAGAGTGCCAG TACCCTGGCCGGCATCAACCCAGAGGCGGTCATCAGCAGACTGACCCTCCCAGAGTCGACGGGGACCAGCATGTGGGGCGGCAGCGTGGATCTCAGCCTGGAGGCCAACGCCATCGCCCTCCGATACCTGAGCGACCAGCAGCTCTCCAGGCTCTCTGTAGGGGGAGGGCAACAGCCCCCCAAGGCCCTTCCCAGGCTCAGCCCCTGCACACTGCTCTCAGAGAAGCCCCCAACAGAGAAGAGCGCCATGGGACTGAGCAGTATTCTGTCTCCGAACAACATGTCCTTTGCCACCCGCAAGTACATGAAGAGGTACGGGCTgatagaggaggggagtgggAGTGAGGAGGAGCTATTGGAGATGGGATACACTGTACAGTTCCATGTTCAACAGGAACAAGAAGGGCAAAGAGTGAGGgttctgaaaaacatcaccaacgAGTTGCCCCAATCCGACCCTGTCAACCCCCAGGCGCTGCATGCAGACTCTCAAAGCCAGCTACTCAGAGACTTGCGTCCTAAAATGCAGCTTTTGGCCCGCGGCGCCAAACACAGTTTGGAGAAGGAGAATGGCGCCAAACGACGGCCATCTGTAGGAGAAATGCAGAGGGAGTGTCCTCAACCAGAAGGGTCGATGGGAAATTTCTTGGACCTAAGTAGACTTCGACAGCTGCCGAAACTCTTCTAA